The proteins below come from a single Tribolium castaneum strain GA2 chromosome 9, icTriCast1.1, whole genome shotgun sequence genomic window:
- the kibra gene encoding protein kibra isoform X1, which produces MPRKRNGELPLPEGWDYGRDYDGKIYFIDHNSKKTTWIDPRDRFTKPQTFADCIGNELPLGWEEAYDGQIGPYYINHQTQSTQLEDPRQEWRAIQEAMLREYLQTAQDVLEAKKDIYHVKSQRLMLAQDEYNHLNNALANLATSRTSLYSSASGVSTKYDPDLLKSDVALAKNRVSRLKSELEQIRNEMKYTQKGVDTLTNVEQKLSSHQGYNIVEAQAIMAELVNIQKSLSSGEKEKAELMQSLAKLKDDLTRLQLSEDSPDISTLSLPQEKLSTASQTDLSCELVPIGTRLAEMAKMRLEYDEARKQVQHIQQKLADLEEKVLPGQVESDKDRLLLFQEKEQLLRELRSITPRMRSKEEMSGIQLKCKRLEQDLNKAFEMSNRAIADRLRLHEEKQLLLQQLRDALRQMTHLESHLKTLSASTLSVSSSSSLGSLSTTSSKGSLSSGLSFTDIYGGPQCSSNLDKPIDMMDLHRRVERVLKVKYSTPSPCRSQPSLSPRSSLSSVSPPVSPMYENLPCAVPPPTYEQVERDRQVQRLIEELGHEQPQTQPKLSRYSYEGDPPLSPISETPPPILEHDGTALSRTSSSGTNTRSVSAAVSDESVAGDSGVFEASNRKKLVEQDVETAQVQIKLRYASGESILNVGVERARNLGALYIAENAQVFVKIALLPSGTSTPSVYCTKCVKDLKKPSFGDVFNISVPANKIYTKTLQLNVWSKTEEQEKCVGCAQVSLADFNVQQVSQKWYNILSLQLIDTREDPKSAHNRQESDPIDPSTKPSVKEESSDDSTIISSQTSTLTRNQDPLNFLNTVNFTLEDIYNCMDRESDEEIEEEEDEEEEEEDVLEVLEEEFEPFSDKQTNTECAFYPEHAKQMKMAAAGASLDDRGVIKRSQTFTPSAHVSKNQYICKLNRSDSDSAMPLYRRGGKPFERNAIERRSLRFRRQSVASRPQSHLPTTARTSLDLELDLQAQHTRLDLLHSELNRLRELKAKLEEAKERGDSELATYLLEDERFQNLIAHAESFRNPKTPEEKKVEKMLRKVSKEIYKLRKTKAGNGKPDIISFKEKMAFFTRVNSNVPFLPPDECHSKDSEPSDSAQSGRYEYVVDRVLGVEV; this is translated from the exons GCCAAGAAAGACATCTACCATGTCAAATCGCAGCGGCTTATGCTGGCCCAAGACGAGTACAACCACTTGAACAATGCCTTGGCCAATCTGGCCACTTCTCGGACAAGTCTTTATTCCTCTGCGAGCGGAGTTAGCACTAAGTATGACCCCGACTTGCTCAAATCGGACGTCGCCTTAGCCAAAAATCGGGTCTCGAGGCTCAAATCCGAGTTGGAACAAATCCGAAATGAGATGAAGTACACCCAGAAGGGAGTCGATACGTTAACAAA TGTTGAACAAAAATTGAGTTCGCATCAAGGGTACAACATCGTCGAAGCGCAAGCGATAATGGCCGAGTTAGTCAATATTCAGAAATCGCTGTCGAGTGGGGAGAAAGAAAAAGCCGAATTGATGCAATCCTTGGCGAAATTGAAGGATGACTTGACCCGGCTTCAACTCTCTGAGGACTCCCCCGATATCTCGACTTTGAGTCTTCCGCAGGAGAAGTTGAGCACGGCTTCGCAAACCGACCTTTCGTGTGAGTTGGTCCCGATCGGGACTAGGTTGGCAGAAATGGCCAAAATGCGTTTGGAGTATGACGAAGCGAGGAAACAAGTACAACACATCCAACAGAAACTGGCCGACTTGGAGGAAAAAGTGCTACCGGGACAAGTCGAGTCGGACAAAGACCGACTGCTCCTCTTCCAGGAAAAAGAACAGCTTTTGAGGGAGCTGCGGAGTATCACTCCTCGAATGCGCTCGAAGGAGGAGATGAGCGGAATCCAGTTGAAATGTAAGAGACTGGAGCAAGATCTGAACAAAGCTTTCGAGATGTCCAACCGGGCGATAGCCGACCGGTTGCGACTCCACGAAGAGAAGCAACTGCTGCTCCAACAACTAAGGGACGCTTTACGCCAAATGACCCACCTGGAGTCCCACCTGAAGACGCTCTCGGCGAGCACGCTATCAGTCAGTTCTAGTTCTAGTCTCGGTTCGTTATCAACAACTTCAAGCAAGGGCTCCCTGAGTTCGGGTTTAAGTTTCACGGATATTTACGGCGGGCCGCAGTGTTCCTCCAATCTGGATAAGCCCATCGACATGATGGACCTCCACCGACGAGTTGAGCGCGTCCTCAAAGTGAAATACTCGACCCCTTCGCCGTGCCGCTCCCAACCGTCCTTGTCCCCCCGTAGTTCCCTGTCTTCAGTGTCGCCCCCTGTGTCCCCCATGTACGAAAACCTCCCATGCGCTGTCCCTCCCCCAACGTACGAACAAGTCGAGCGTGACCGCCAAGTGCAAAGACTGATCGAGGAATTGGGACACGAACAGCCCCAAACTCAACCGAAATTGAGTCGGTACTCGTACGAAGGCGACCCACCCTTGAGCCCCATCTCGGAGACGCCGCCCCCcattttggagcacgacggaACGGCGCTGTCGCGGACGTCGTCGTCGGGGACCAACACCAGGTCGGTTTCGGCGGCGGTGAGCGACGAGTCGGTGGCGGGCGATTCGGGGGTTTTCGAAGCCTCAAATCGCAAGAAACTGGTGGAGCAAGACGTGGAAACGGCGCAAGTTCAAATCAAGTTGAGGTATGCCTCCGGTGAGAGTATACTCAACGTGGGGGTGGAACGAGCAAGGAATTTGGGGGCGTTGTACATCGCGGAAAATGCCCAAGT GTTTGTGAAAATCGCGCTATTGCCATCCGGGACGAGCACCCCCTCTGTGTATTGCACCAAGTGTGTGAAGGACTTGAAGAAGCCGAGCTTCGGCGATGTTTTCAATATTAGCGTACCTGCGAATAAAATTTACACGAAGACGCTGCAACTGAATGTTTGGAGTAAGACTGAAGAGCAGGAGAAGTGTGTG GGTTGTGCTCAGGTGAGTCTGGCCGACTTTAACGTCCAGCAAGTGTCCCAAAAATGGTACAACATCCTGAGTTTGCAACTAATCGACACGCGGGAGGACCCAAAATCGGCCCACAACCGCCAAGAGTCCGACCCAATTGACCCATCAACGAAACCCTCAGTGAAGGAAGAAAGTTCGGACGATTCGACGATAATTTCCTCGCAAACCTCAACTCTGACGCGAAACCAAGACCCTCTCAATTTCCTCAATACTGTAAACTTCACCCTTGAGGACATTTACAACTGTATGGACCGCGAGAGCGATGAAGAGATTGAGGAAGAGGAGGATGAAGAAGAGGAGGAGGAAGACGTGCTTGAGGTACTTGAGGAGGAATTCGAGCCGTTTTCCGACAAGCAAACCAACACCGAATGTGCCTTTTACCCCGAACACGCCAAACAGATGAAAATGGCCGCGGCCGGTGCCTCACTGGACGACCGGGGGGTCATCAAGAGGTCGCAAACCTTCACCCCAAGTGCCCACGTGAGCAAAAACCAATACATTTGCAAGCTGAATCGGAGCGATAGCGACAGCGCGATGCCTCTGTACCGACGTGGCGGCAAGCCTTTCGAGCGTAATGCCATCGAGAGGAGGTCTTTGAGGTTCAGGAGGCAGTCTGTGGCCTCACGGCCGCAGAGCCATCTCCCGACCACGGCACGGACGTCCCTCGACCTGGAACTGGACCTCCAAGCCCAACACACGCGGCTCGATTTGTTACATTCGGAGTTGAACAGGTTGAGGGAGTTGAAGGCGAAGCTGGAAGAGGCGAAAGAACGAGGCGATTCCGAGTTGGCCACTTATCTATTGGAGGACGAAAGGTTTCAGAATTTGATCGCGCACGCGGAGAGTTTCCGAAACCCGAAAACACCCGAAGAGAAGAAGGTGGAGAAGATGTTACGGAAGGTCTCAAAGGAAATTTACAAGTTGAGAAAGACGAAAGCGGGGAATGGAAAACCGGACATCATTTCGTTCAA GGAGAAGATGGCGTTTTTCACTCGCGTGAACAGCAATGTGCCTTTTTTGCCCCCCGACGAGTGCCATTCGAAAGACAGTGAACCAAGTGACAGTGCACAGTCGGGACGCTACGAGTACGTCGTCGACCGCGTCTTGGGCGTcgaagtttga
- the kibra gene encoding protein kibra isoform X2, which translates to MRDPGRGGPTSEIERGPGCEGQAQGRAVRRDHRPPSVEMWPLCYVPALQVHTLPASGHHIHHHHPFRTLPASYHQSAPLYGLRIAKKDIYHVKSQRLMLAQDEYNHLNNALANLATSRTSLYSSASGVSTKYDPDLLKSDVALAKNRVSRLKSELEQIRNEMKYTQKGVDTLTNVEQKLSSHQGYNIVEAQAIMAELVNIQKSLSSGEKEKAELMQSLAKLKDDLTRLQLSEDSPDISTLSLPQEKLSTASQTDLSCELVPIGTRLAEMAKMRLEYDEARKQVQHIQQKLADLEEKVLPGQVESDKDRLLLFQEKEQLLRELRSITPRMRSKEEMSGIQLKCKRLEQDLNKAFEMSNRAIADRLRLHEEKQLLLQQLRDALRQMTHLESHLKTLSASTLSVSSSSSLGSLSTTSSKGSLSSGLSFTDIYGGPQCSSNLDKPIDMMDLHRRVERVLKVKYSTPSPCRSQPSLSPRSSLSSVSPPVSPMYENLPCAVPPPTYEQVERDRQVQRLIEELGHEQPQTQPKLSRYSYEGDPPLSPISETPPPILEHDGTALSRTSSSGTNTRSVSAAVSDESVAGDSGVFEASNRKKLVEQDVETAQVQIKLRYASGESILNVGVERARNLGALYIAENAQVFVKIALLPSGTSTPSVYCTKCVKDLKKPSFGDVFNISVPANKIYTKTLQLNVWSKTEEQEKCVGCAQVSLADFNVQQVSQKWYNILSLQLIDTREDPKSAHNRQESDPIDPSTKPSVKEESSDDSTIISSQTSTLTRNQDPLNFLNTVNFTLEDIYNCMDRESDEEIEEEEDEEEEEEDVLEVLEEEFEPFSDKQTNTECAFYPEHAKQMKMAAAGASLDDRGVIKRSQTFTPSAHVSKNQYICKLNRSDSDSAMPLYRRGGKPFERNAIERRSLRFRRQSVASRPQSHLPTTARTSLDLELDLQAQHTRLDLLHSELNRLRELKAKLEEAKERGDSELATYLLEDERFQNLIAHAESFRNPKTPEEKKVEKMLRKVSKEIYKLRKTKAGNGKPDIISFKEKMAFFTRVNSNVPFLPPDECHSKDSEPSDSAQSGRYEYVVDRVLGVEV; encoded by the exons GCCAAGAAAGACATCTACCATGTCAAATCGCAGCGGCTTATGCTGGCCCAAGACGAGTACAACCACTTGAACAATGCCTTGGCCAATCTGGCCACTTCTCGGACAAGTCTTTATTCCTCTGCGAGCGGAGTTAGCACTAAGTATGACCCCGACTTGCTCAAATCGGACGTCGCCTTAGCCAAAAATCGGGTCTCGAGGCTCAAATCCGAGTTGGAACAAATCCGAAATGAGATGAAGTACACCCAGAAGGGAGTCGATACGTTAACAAA TGTTGAACAAAAATTGAGTTCGCATCAAGGGTACAACATCGTCGAAGCGCAAGCGATAATGGCCGAGTTAGTCAATATTCAGAAATCGCTGTCGAGTGGGGAGAAAGAAAAAGCCGAATTGATGCAATCCTTGGCGAAATTGAAGGATGACTTGACCCGGCTTCAACTCTCTGAGGACTCCCCCGATATCTCGACTTTGAGTCTTCCGCAGGAGAAGTTGAGCACGGCTTCGCAAACCGACCTTTCGTGTGAGTTGGTCCCGATCGGGACTAGGTTGGCAGAAATGGCCAAAATGCGTTTGGAGTATGACGAAGCGAGGAAACAAGTACAACACATCCAACAGAAACTGGCCGACTTGGAGGAAAAAGTGCTACCGGGACAAGTCGAGTCGGACAAAGACCGACTGCTCCTCTTCCAGGAAAAAGAACAGCTTTTGAGGGAGCTGCGGAGTATCACTCCTCGAATGCGCTCGAAGGAGGAGATGAGCGGAATCCAGTTGAAATGTAAGAGACTGGAGCAAGATCTGAACAAAGCTTTCGAGATGTCCAACCGGGCGATAGCCGACCGGTTGCGACTCCACGAAGAGAAGCAACTGCTGCTCCAACAACTAAGGGACGCTTTACGCCAAATGACCCACCTGGAGTCCCACCTGAAGACGCTCTCGGCGAGCACGCTATCAGTCAGTTCTAGTTCTAGTCTCGGTTCGTTATCAACAACTTCAAGCAAGGGCTCCCTGAGTTCGGGTTTAAGTTTCACGGATATTTACGGCGGGCCGCAGTGTTCCTCCAATCTGGATAAGCCCATCGACATGATGGACCTCCACCGACGAGTTGAGCGCGTCCTCAAAGTGAAATACTCGACCCCTTCGCCGTGCCGCTCCCAACCGTCCTTGTCCCCCCGTAGTTCCCTGTCTTCAGTGTCGCCCCCTGTGTCCCCCATGTACGAAAACCTCCCATGCGCTGTCCCTCCCCCAACGTACGAACAAGTCGAGCGTGACCGCCAAGTGCAAAGACTGATCGAGGAATTGGGACACGAACAGCCCCAAACTCAACCGAAATTGAGTCGGTACTCGTACGAAGGCGACCCACCCTTGAGCCCCATCTCGGAGACGCCGCCCCCcattttggagcacgacggaACGGCGCTGTCGCGGACGTCGTCGTCGGGGACCAACACCAGGTCGGTTTCGGCGGCGGTGAGCGACGAGTCGGTGGCGGGCGATTCGGGGGTTTTCGAAGCCTCAAATCGCAAGAAACTGGTGGAGCAAGACGTGGAAACGGCGCAAGTTCAAATCAAGTTGAGGTATGCCTCCGGTGAGAGTATACTCAACGTGGGGGTGGAACGAGCAAGGAATTTGGGGGCGTTGTACATCGCGGAAAATGCCCAAGT GTTTGTGAAAATCGCGCTATTGCCATCCGGGACGAGCACCCCCTCTGTGTATTGCACCAAGTGTGTGAAGGACTTGAAGAAGCCGAGCTTCGGCGATGTTTTCAATATTAGCGTACCTGCGAATAAAATTTACACGAAGACGCTGCAACTGAATGTTTGGAGTAAGACTGAAGAGCAGGAGAAGTGTGTG GGTTGTGCTCAGGTGAGTCTGGCCGACTTTAACGTCCAGCAAGTGTCCCAAAAATGGTACAACATCCTGAGTTTGCAACTAATCGACACGCGGGAGGACCCAAAATCGGCCCACAACCGCCAAGAGTCCGACCCAATTGACCCATCAACGAAACCCTCAGTGAAGGAAGAAAGTTCGGACGATTCGACGATAATTTCCTCGCAAACCTCAACTCTGACGCGAAACCAAGACCCTCTCAATTTCCTCAATACTGTAAACTTCACCCTTGAGGACATTTACAACTGTATGGACCGCGAGAGCGATGAAGAGATTGAGGAAGAGGAGGATGAAGAAGAGGAGGAGGAAGACGTGCTTGAGGTACTTGAGGAGGAATTCGAGCCGTTTTCCGACAAGCAAACCAACACCGAATGTGCCTTTTACCCCGAACACGCCAAACAGATGAAAATGGCCGCGGCCGGTGCCTCACTGGACGACCGGGGGGTCATCAAGAGGTCGCAAACCTTCACCCCAAGTGCCCACGTGAGCAAAAACCAATACATTTGCAAGCTGAATCGGAGCGATAGCGACAGCGCGATGCCTCTGTACCGACGTGGCGGCAAGCCTTTCGAGCGTAATGCCATCGAGAGGAGGTCTTTGAGGTTCAGGAGGCAGTCTGTGGCCTCACGGCCGCAGAGCCATCTCCCGACCACGGCACGGACGTCCCTCGACCTGGAACTGGACCTCCAAGCCCAACACACGCGGCTCGATTTGTTACATTCGGAGTTGAACAGGTTGAGGGAGTTGAAGGCGAAGCTGGAAGAGGCGAAAGAACGAGGCGATTCCGAGTTGGCCACTTATCTATTGGAGGACGAAAGGTTTCAGAATTTGATCGCGCACGCGGAGAGTTTCCGAAACCCGAAAACACCCGAAGAGAAGAAGGTGGAGAAGATGTTACGGAAGGTCTCAAAGGAAATTTACAAGTTGAGAAAGACGAAAGCGGGGAATGGAAAACCGGACATCATTTCGTTCAA GGAGAAGATGGCGTTTTTCACTCGCGTGAACAGCAATGTGCCTTTTTTGCCCCCCGACGAGTGCCATTCGAAAGACAGTGAACCAAGTGACAGTGCACAGTCGGGACGCTACGAGTACGTCGTCGACCGCGTCTTGGGCGTcgaagtttga